AGTCTGTGAAAATAGACATTAAAGAAAAGAGGATGGGGGATACAGAGGGATTACGGGAAGGAGACACTAGTCTTCAGTCTTTGAAGTGCCCCAGGTGCTGTTATCAGAAACTATGATTACATCCTTGTCAGACCTCTAGGTTTCTAATCCATCAATTGCTCTTCCTCTGCCTCCTAATACCACAATTGACACATCCAACCGGGCCAGTGATGATATTGTCGAGTTTAAAATGAGACCTTATTTTTTAGGTGCTCCTGGTGTTAGAAGAACCATAGACCTTGAAGCACTTCCACAGAGATAGAGCTGATAGAGCCGAGGGAGGTCAGTGCTGTAattttacaatttcattttttttccaggaATGCACTTTCTCCAACTTCTGATGGCctgaattatgaataaaataaaagcatgaggGAATATTTTTCTTAAGGATTGGACTAAAGGGAACAGAGCCAAGTGGTATTGGCGACCAAATTCAGCATCTATTAAATGTAGATAAAAGAAATGGACATTTAAAAGGAAATAAATCTTTCCATGAGTCTTTTGTGTGAAAGGCTTTTAAAACATACATGCCAAAGATGCTTACCTCCTTTTGAAGGGTTCATCATCAAGCCTTTAAGTAGCAGACATGAAAGGTCCTTCCAAGGCCTTCATCTTTCAACTTCCACAGAGTGGTATTAAAATTTTCCACAGCAAAACTTTGCATTCATCCAAGTACAGCTTTTCTATACAGAGAcactctcatgtcatttcaaacctcaTTTATGGCATCCTATGTTAAAGTAAGCTACTCAGCTACTCTGAGTTACTTGGCCCTTTGGTCTTGTTTGAGATTCGATTCATGCTTCTTTGATTATTTAGTCCGACTAATTATAGCTTGTTTTACATCTCTGTGTTGTTTTGCATGTCTGTCACGTCAAGCGCAGATTAATAGTGCTCATCGTCTCAGACAGAAGTTGAGGCAATCATGCATGGGAATTGAGTCTGTTTCCTCCCCCCGCCAAAGCCAAGCTGTTGCTCACCTTAAGAGAGCATAAATCATAGCAGAAAAATAGCACCTCTAATCCACAACAAGGTGAAAAAATTGATCATTTTATAAACCGCTACAGGAGTttgcaaaaaggttttttttttttttatttttttatggaaccTTGCTGACACTAAAAGtaatatattcatttttggatggtatttattcatattcatcacCTAGCAGgtgttttagtttgtttaattgATGGAACCCCTGCTGCAACATATgcatgtgatttttatttcaagGTGTCCTTTGAAATGCTTTGATATCTTTCTTTTAGGACCCGGCAAATCAAACACTAAATGATAAAAGACCGTTTCATCCAGATATCAGGTCTATAAATTACAAGCACATATTCCGTTGTTGTTTCTAGCAGAGAGAGATACattagattaatatatatatgtgcgtgtgcgtgtgtgtgtgtgtatatatatatatatatatatataattttttttttttttttttgtcaattttattacCTTGTTTGTGATCGTGTGACTTGCAGTCTTAAGTAAATGTGCACACTGTGTGATAACATTGATCCATAGAGACTTATGCTGTTTAAAGCTGTAAGTAAATTATAGTATATTTTACTGAAAGAATATTCAAGATGAAATCAAATATGGGAAAGAGGGATTAGTGacagtagcaaaaaaaaataaataaaattgacctGTTGTCTCAAAAATTCAGAAAGgcattacattttgataaaagacTTTGATGGTGTTTTGATGTTTGGAGCAAAATACACAAGAAGACCAGGAATGTGCATTTAGTAAAAATgggtacattttcatttcatgctagCTTTGTTTTGTTAGCAGTGAGATGTCTCTAATAAGTTTTAATTTTTAGAGATTAAGTAAAAAGTTAAAGTGAAGGTCATAGATGGAACACATGGTCATTTGAGAAGATGAAAACTCCTTGATATGGCTGAAGATTTCTTATTGATTGTAGTAACCTCTGATGGATTTTATCTAATTGCCATGTATTTCTTTAGTTAAACTTAGTTGCGACTAGAGTGAATGTTATGAAATGAACAAAGAGCATTATTCATACTTGACTCTCAGAATTTACTAGTATCTGACATCTGGAAATAGATGTTCTTGACTCCTAAGCCAACAGTTTCTGACTTAACTTCTAAATACATAACAATGTGTAAACCTCTTCCGAGACAGATTAAAAGTAATCAACTTTTAAAGATCTCTTAATCTCATGCACTACATATAACTTACATCTTGTTCCAGTTTGTCCCTTTAGCTATATCACGCTAATCTCTAGCTACAATCTCTCTGAAGAGTTTTGCCTTAATGATCCAATAATCTGATTTCAGCATGTCTCATTATTCTCAGTGAGTCAAGCGTTTGTCCTGTCACACAAAGCTAATCAAGAATGTCCCTGTCCTTTTTGTTTTCCCAgcaggaaaaaatggaaaaatgccAGTGTTTGATTGTCAGGTTTGGAGCAACGGTGAAATAGCGTAAACAATGCAAGATGGCCGCCCACAGGATCAGAGTAACCACCAACAACAATGTGCTCCCTAGATGTAAATCAGAGGGCACTCTTATTGACCTTGATGAGGGAGTGACTGAGGCGAGTCTTACAGATGTCAAAGGTCAGTTTATTGTACTGCAAATAAACTAAGAGAGCATTTGATTTGGTTGTGCCATTTGCATTAAAAATTAGTAATTCTTATTAATGTTTCTCTCTAAAGTGCCTTCTCCCAGTGCCTTGCGTTTGGCTCCCTCAACATCATTTGGAACTGCACGGGAAGTGGTTGCCATAAAGGATTACTGTCCATCCAGTTTTACCACTCTAAAGTTCTCCAAAGGGGATCATCTCTATGTGCTGGACGCATCTGGTGGGGAATGGTGGTACGCCCACAACAACCGAGAAATGGGATACATCCCTTCGACGTATGTCCAGCCGATCAACTACAGGAACTCATCTTTAAGTGACAGTGGGATGATTGACAATCTTGGGGACTGCTCGGAGGAGGGGGCAAAAGAGCTGGACCTGCTGGGGGAGTGGACTGGAATGTCGCTGAAGCCCTCCCTGCCTTATGACAACAACAACCCCTTTTCCATGCTCTCCTCAACCAATCCATTCCTAAATGGGTCCATGAATGATGTTCTTGATCAGAACAGCAGTGAGAAGGTGAACCAGTGCAACAGCATGGATTTGCTTTTGTTTGACTTGCCTTCGGCCCCCTTCTCCACCACCAGCAACACAAAAGGGTACAGCAATAGTGTCTTTGATGGAACATCCACCAGTGCTGATTTTGAAGCCTTGCAGATGATTCGCAAGGGCAATCCCTTTTTTCGAAGCAAGAGATCTTACAGTTTATCAGAGTTATCTATCTTACAATCACAGTCAAATCCTTCATTGCTTTCATCAGGGTTTTTTACAGGGCTCAAAGCTCCCTCCCCGGAGCAGTTTCAGAATAGAGAGGACTTCAGGACAGCATGGCTAAACCACCGAAAGTTGGCACGGTCTTGCCATGACCTCGAGTCCCTTGGGCAGAACCCAGGCTGGGGTCAAACACAACCAGTAGAGACCAACATTGTTTGCAAATTGGACAGCTGTGGAGGGGCAGTCCAGCTACCAGATACGAACATCAGTATTCATGTTCCCGAAGGCCATGTTGCAGTGGGAGAAACTCAACAAATCTCTATGAAGGCTCTACTAGATCCTCCCTTGGAGCTAAACAATGACAGATGCTCCACTGTCAGTCCAGTGGTTGAGATCAAACTCAGCAACATGGAGATTAAGTCATTCATTACCTTAGAAATGAAGGTTTCCGTTGCAACTAGGACAGAAAGTCAAATGGCGGAGGTTTTGTGTGTAAGAAGTGATTGTAAAGAGGGTCCTTACTCTCCTGTTCCACAAGCTTACATTTATGGTGATACAATTCAGGTTCAACTGGACAACTTGGAGCCCTGCATGTATGTAGCAGTTATTGTCCAGACCCAACAAATTTCCTTCAATTCAACTGTTTGGGACCATATGATGAAGAAACTAACACTGGGTCTTTATGGGCCCAAACACATTCATCCATCTTTTAAGACTGTGGTGGcaatttttggccatgactgtgcCCCCAAGACTCTTCTTGTTAGTGAAGTTGGGAAACAAGCAAAGTCTGCCCCTCCTGTTGCCCTACAACTGTGGGGGAAGCATCAATTTATCCTTGGCAGACCACAGGACTTGCAAATAGGCATGTACTCCAACATGTCAAATTATGAGGTCAAGGCAAATGATCAGGCTAGGGTTGTTCGTGGGTTTCAGATCAAATTAGGCAAGGTGAGTCGGCTCATCTACATGATTACATCTCGGAATGCAGATGAGATTTCTGACTTCACGTTACGTGTCCAGGTAAAAGATGATCAGGATTGCATCCTTGCACAATTTTGTGTTCAGACACCACAGCCGCCACCTAAAACCGGGATACGAAACAACGGCCAGAGACGATTTCTAAAGAAAAAGGAAGTTGATAAAATTATTTTGTCTCCTCTGGCCATCACCACCAAATACCCACAGTTTCAAGAGCGCTGCATTACCAACTTGAAATTTGGTAAACTGATCAAAACAGTTATCAGGCAGACCAAGAATCAGTACTTGCTGGAATATAAAAAAGGTGATATTATTGCCCTACTCAGTGAGGAGAAGATCAAACTCAAAGGACAACTATGGACCAAAGAGTGGTACATTGGATACTATCAGGGAAAGATCGGGCTTGTACATGTAAAAAATGTGCTTGTCTTGGGAAAGGTCAAGCCTATTTACTTTTGTGGGCCAGATCTTACAAGCACAATGCTGATGGAACAAATTCTGAAGCCCTGCAAGTTTCTCACTTACATTTACGCCTCTGTGAGGACAATACTTATGGAAAATCTGGGAAACTGGCGAGCATTTGCTGATGCCCTGGGCTATGTGAATCTTCCTTTGACATATTTTTGCAGAGCAGAGCTGGATAGTGAGCCAGAGAGGGTTGCTTCAGTGCTGGAGAAACTAAAGGAAGATTGCCTCAACATGGAGACCAAGGAGAAAAAATCTTTTCAGAAGGAACTTATGATGGTAAGCTTATGCATTTGTGTGATGGTTTGTCTGAACTGCATAGTTTAAAAACTATTGTGATTGTGTTTGCTTTTTGAATGCAGTAGATGCCACTGTCCTAAATGGATAACTATTAGAAATTTGTCCGCAAGCTATTTGATATAAACCCGTTTTTATGCAGTCCTACTTATCTACATTTCCTCCTATTAATGCTTGGGGCTAATTCTGATGAGAGTGCACTTAGCTGCTCTCTGTTGCCTTTCTTATCTGTACAGCTATGGAAACCTGCAAGTACAGCAGCCAAAACTATGCTTGGCACACTCAAATTCTGACTGAAAGAAGAAAGATTGCtcttgtattagttttttttttttttttatcactgggAACAGTATGTCCAGGGCTGGTAATGTACAAGCTGCCTCTGTTTAATCTAGACAATGTCCAGCATCATAAACTCTTTGGAGTCCTTAAGGATTAGttgatctaaaaatgaaaatatatataccccccccccccttagctcatgttgttccaaacctttatggcTTTCTTAAATCTGAACTTAAATTTTGCTCATTGTATGGCTTTAGAAGACTGCATATGGAAATATTTTATGATATGAAAGGCCTCAGCCCCTTCACTTTTatattaagtaattttatttattatattgaaaGAAAAGAAGTtgattggaatgacatgaatggattatttctgggtgaactactcctttgaCTCAACCAAACTATTGTTGACAGAAACACAATACTGGGAAAGAGCTCTGAACAGAAGAAAGCACAGCAGAGAATTTTGAGAGTGTAGTTATTTCTACCTTACATGCTCTATCTACTAGCATTGACCGATATCCCATTTATAAGTAAACAGGTTAGCACCCCACTTCTGTCTGCTCAGGACTTGCAGATCCGAGGAGACGGTCCATGTAGAAAGATATGTGTTATCATTTGTTGAGACTGGATAGCGAGAGAGAGGAAAGGTGTAGTAATTCCATTCTTATCTTTAGCAAAAAACGTTAGCTTTAGCATCTTATCTGGGATAAACAATACAAATGACATTTTTGCCACATTAAGTCCAAATGGGTATTCTGACTATGCCCTGACCTCAGAGTTAAAGTGATATATCCCTGACTGTAATCGTTGTTTTATCTGTCCTTTCACAACAGGCAGTGTTTCAATTTAAATTATTCAAGACTTGAGTGGGTGGTAAGCTTCTGTTACAGGGTGTAACACCTTAGCAATCGTTCCCATCTCTTTCACAATGTTTCTGTATATTTCTTCTGGCTGAGAGGGAGCTTCATCATTGTTTCCCCGCCGTGCTTCAAGTGCTGACACATTCATCAAGTAGAGATGAGGCTATTATTCCCAAGGCCTGACGTCATAGGATAGCCACTTGTCTTTTGTGGGAGTGAATCGATTTTGAAATTGCAGCCTGTAGTCCATGATGGACACCCGGCCTTTCCTTGCCGTTGCTCTTGCTATTATTTAGCGATTTGTCTTTTTGAGTTTTGTAATTATGCCCAATGCTACTGAGCCTGGTGACATTTTGAGTTGTGCAGACAATGAGATGGTTTGCTCAGCGTTAAGTCTGACAGGCCAGCTATTAAGCTTAGCATGGCAATTTATAGACCTTTCAAGCTAATACCCGTCTGTATTGTGATTGAACAATTCTGCCTTAGTATCCTCATTTACAGTTAGCattccacacacacaaatgtgcttAGCCTAAATCCATAAATATATGGCTTTTCCTATTAAGCCAAGTTTTATCAAGTCATAACTGGCAGCTTGCCACCTTTACTCAGCAAGTGGAGCATTTTCAAAGCTAGGTGGTTGGCTAGGCACTCTGGAAGCTTCCAAAGAATGAAAGAGCTTGGCAGCTGCCTCAGCCGTATCTAAACACTTCTAAAATAAACCAAACAGCATGTGGGGCACTCCAAGGCCATCAGGCTAGTAAAGAAAACAAGCTAAACTGAGCCATTTAATGTGCTTGGTTTAAATATTTGCAGTGGGCAGAACTGGGGTTATCGGCAGCTAACAGTTAGCCACTTTTTTGGGGTTTGTTGCGACTTCTTTTGTGTAAATGTCACTGTAGTCGCATAGCCAATGCATTTCTTTTTGTAAGATAGCTTATATTTGTTTGTACAAAAATGATTGAGGAGCTCTGTAATCTCTAGATATTTCTAAAATCGAATAGGTGTATTTTATCTCAACTTGCTGACAGAAAGCTGACAGTTTTGTCTCACTGTCTGGTTTAAAACTGTCCGTCTCTGCCCCTAAGggttaaataatgcatttataaaagatTTCCAACAGATTTTGCCTAAGGACTGTCTGAGCCCTGACATTTTTCTCAAATAGCCTTGGTGTGGTGGGACACATTTTACATGCTTCTTTAGAAATCAATGTGAAACATGACCTTCACCTCTCCATGCCTTCTGGTAGCATAActaaaattagattatttttctGTGACTCTTCGATCCTAACCGCAACACTGTagatacattttacagtaattatTATAAGTGGAAGTAGTATATTGACGCTTTATGTGGCTGTTACTGTATTCAGTGGGATTGTTTAGAAATATTGAGGGAAAAGCTGAGACTTctcactttctctcactctcCTACTTGCATTCTAATTTGCATACTATCTGCTATAAATAGTATGCGGGTTTAGAATTAGTGGATTCTCAATGATAGTATGCTAAAATTATATCAACAAGGAGCTCATGTGAGCTCATACAGCtttggatgattttttttcttgcacaacAAAAGAAAGTGCTTCAAAGTTAAGAAATATAGAATATTAAAGatacatattaaattaaagttaGATCATAATGATAAATATTAACACTGAAGCTTTGTTAGATTTCATGTATATACACATCTCTAGCAGGATATTATTAgcattaaatgtatttcttttaagaaactttagagaaataataaaaaaattgaagaattcatttaaatgttagaAGTTTTGTTAGATTTTAGCCAAATGCATGCTGGAAATGTGAAATTGTATAAGTTATATGATGAAGGCGACTGGCTATTTTAGCTAGATACTAATGTTCAGATCTGTTCTGAGTGTTAGCATCTagcaaatttaaatgtatgtcaAAATATTGCATACTAGCATAAGTTTCTTACGTCAAATAAGTTTGTCTTATAGTTCAAATGTGTTAACAAGCTCAATAAGCATTCATCCCAGTTACCTTTTCAGAACCGTATTTCAAGATTTTGACTTATGCTAACCAAACCACAGCATGAATGAATCGAAATCAATTGGAATTATTGCATAAATTCGTCAGAATGTTATCAAGACCTGTAATAAATAACATCTCACAGCTGAGATCAAGCCGGTTTTGTTGACAAAGGTCATCATTTCCTGCAGTCACTTTTTCCATATGCACAGTGAGTTCTGACAGCAGACTTTTGAAGCCAGTTTATTTCCTTAACCCTCAAGACAACAAGCCACGTTTACCTCAGAGCTCTCAGTCAGGGCTGTCTGATCTGGTGTCTTGTGGTGCCAGTGGTGGATCTTGTCAGGTATAATCTATCTGATGATGGGGGAAACCAGGTGATGGGAGGATGCCGAGGGAGGCCAGTATAAATCCAGCAGCTATGATTCGTTTTCCAGGGCATGATAGATTCTGTGATGGATTACTTAGTAATTGAACGCTTGATATATCATCCCATCACTCCCTGAAATTAAAGTTAATGTGAGGGAGTCAGTTGCAAAATATGGGaagattatattttgaaaatgaccgAGTTGCAGTAAAGATATTTTCTTGTTATCATGAAAATATCAAGGtcttttaaatagtttttccAGGGCctgaaaaagtattaaaaatgtttaacagaTACAACTTGTTTAACAAAAGTCAACATTAACTGAGAATAATATATGCTTATTAATGTATGGTACCTTATTGTAAACTGTTACTACATTTCTGTAAACAAATACAATCCAAAAGTCTTGGATCATTGttgaatatttaactttttttttttttcaaatataattcagATCTATACATTACATGTTATATTAATGGCAACATTTGGGATTCTGACATTATGGTAATCTAACCTTTTCTctaacaaaaactttattttcttctttaaattagaTTTCGGATCAGATATAAAATCTgaacttttatattttctgttcttGGCTTTAAAATCTTGCTTAACTGCTATGGTCACCATTTACTTTTTatcatgaaagaaagaaaaaaaaaaaatctccttttgtgctccacaaaagaaagtcatacagaaaGACATTaagggtgagtaagtgatgaattgtcttttttttttttttttttttttgggatgaactgttcctttaatacgTTGGCCAGAATGCATAACAAATCTGATATTATACATTCTCCCGCACAAGAAAAAAGCCTTTCAACTAGAAAATAAAAACTCGGCTCATTATTCTCGTCACTAGAGAGATAGAAAATCCTTGGTGGGTTCATtttatgcagttttacaaataagaaagaaaatcTGTCCTCTTCCTCCCACTCATCAGCTTGCCTTCCCCCCCtactgtttcttttctttctatctttttttgCTTCCCATCTCTCGCTAAACTACCAAAATGCAGGAAGCCACAGCAGGCATctaaactgtataaaaaagaTGCCAACATTCCTAAACTCACAGGTCAATTTTACCTGTCCATCATTCCCTTCAGGTTGTCTCCGGGGAAAGTGGACAATATTGTGCAGAGGGCGAGTGGCGCGGCAATCCCATTTGAGAGCATGTCTCTTATACTCAACCATTCAGCCGCTATTCCAACACTCTAATGGGTTTTTCTTCGTGATTGGAACTTTCCTGTAAAATCTGAAATTGGTTTCAATGCCACTTTCAGGCCTGAAACCCTAAGGACCAGCTTGTTGTTATAGTAAGTTTCGCTCAGAACTTAAAGGCTACTTCAGTTATTGGCGTGGTGTTTTCATGAATGAAACTAAACTGGAGATTCTTATCAGATGTAGTTTGTGATTAAATCTGACAGAACAAGTCTGTGAGAAATCCAGCCAAGTCCTTGAGGCTTTTAAAGTGAGTTAGAGTTAGGAAACATGGCTAAATATGTTTGGATTAGCATGCTAGCATAATTTGCATGCGATGTAGAGCATTTTAGCATTCCAGTGCATTCCAGTGTGCAGAATATCAGTGCAAACAGAATAAATAATAGTTGTTTGCTATTCCATATCCAGTGATAGACATTGGTTTTAGCATATCAGTGCATTATGGGTACTTTTCTGTTTAAGTATGTTTAGTAAATTCCTAGTAGGGGTGGGTGAGATGAACAAAATCTTATGTCATGATATAAGTATTTGTATTCTATATTACAgatatgcatcacaatatataattatttttgctttaaataaggtcTTTATGAAATACAAAATGTTGGTACCATAGACATTTATAAATTCTTGTCACAAGtttaaatatcacaaaaaaaactaatactataaaaaataaaaaaaaacaatcagtaaTCAGTCAGCAATTAAATAAGGAGCAACTTTTAAACTtaacgtattttccggactataagtcacactttttttcatagtttggctggtcctgcgacttagagtcaggtgcgacttatttatcaaaattaatttgacatgaaccgagagaaatgaaccaaacgaaaacattaccgtcttcagccacgagagggcgctctacgtcttcagtggtagactacaggatacagtggtagactacaggataGTCTACCACTGAAGacgtagagcgccctctcgcggctggagacggtaatgttttcgtttggttcatttcttttggttcatttctaccctctggcggctggagactgtaatgttttctcttggtgcttggttctaaataaatgcgacttatagtccggtgcgtcttatagtctgaaaaatacggtaattacaAGCAATAGGAAAGATCTACAGTAGaacaaataataagaaatgctacatagtataaaataataaaatgcatgttcttatgcatattcttcactgtgtaaattaaatatataaaaagttacaaaagtgatttagtcaagaaagagattttctctcttttctcgtTTGAGTAACAtaaatgacagacagcaggaatattagactgctgtcactttaagagctgcccggaTCAGACATactgttaaactttttttctcagctgtttgcttcCACTTAAAAGCCTAGGGCTGTGCAAGTAATCGAATGCGATGATCATACGCATCTCGTCactaaagccggttctgtgattagtagtaaaggCCCCGATATACTTCAAGCAAAATTCATTTTTGCTCTTCGTTTGGGGGCAAATGAAGTTTGAAAAGGCTGAGCAACTGTTTCTGAACATTCTAACACCCCCGCATTGCTGGAGGcagggtgtagattaatgtaaatgtgtcGTGATGCTCACGTGTATGCCCTAAACACAATAAAGATGCAATGATGGTGTACCTAGGTATGAGACAGGTAGCGATGTTCAGATTTTAGACACAAGAATAATTATTAGCAGCAGTTCAGTGTCAAGTTTGCAATACAAAACAACCTTTCCATTTCCACAATCAGTCCTTTAAGTATGAATGGAGGAAAAAGATATGGAAAAAGATATTGGAGtcagtttactttatttaatcagtattcatttatttaatttaactgggtaaattataacactttttttatattttatgtgatgccatgattaaatgaaaaaaaaaaaaaaaaaaaaaaaaaggtttattattgtatgttcctttggcatttcatttattgtacaccttttaaatttgcttattgaaagaacaacagcCGCAGCAGAATTTGAAACCCATATAGTTGGtacttttatttgtcttttattgacttttattttagttttttttttcattgctttgGAAAATTTGCATCTGATGTTTCTCTGTCGCATTTTGTTGACGTAAAACACCCATCCTTTGTGCACAGTATGAGATTTCTATATGTATACAAAACCCAAACTATTATCTATGGATTTTAAAGTATGTAAATTATACATATACTTGTTACATATAatgttatcattttattttgtaagcaTATACAGATTTTCTTTAGGcctgctttcatttttttatatttatgaaccTTTGAATTTCACCCTCAGATATTTACCTACGTAACTACACCATTCCAAATCCAATCATCTTCCCTTTTGTATATTTGAAGCATCTTGATGAGCTTGGCATCTGAAGTCTGATGTTATGAGAGCTGTTTGCCTTTGATAACACCCTGGTATAGCGGATGGTTAAGTGTACACAGAGCTCCGAGATATGCTGTTATTCCAAACCGTATCGTTCGTTCTAGCCTCATTAAAGCGTTGCTTCTGAACAGGTGGCCCCCTGTCCTCCGGAATGTTCGCTGTTCTAATTCCATAACATTTCTTTTGTGATGGATAGGCACAAGAATTCTGATCATGCCTGAGGTCCCGTTCCTTCATGATTcatcatttttctttattaaccagGTAATTCAGGAGGTATTCTGGTCCGATT
This DNA window, taken from Carassius auratus strain Wakin chromosome 22, ASM336829v1, whole genome shotgun sequence, encodes the following:
- the LOC113040196 gene encoding SH3 domain-binding protein 4-A-like produces the protein MAAHRIRVTTNNNVLPRCKSEGTLIDLDEGVTEASLTDVKVPSPSALRLAPSTSFGTAREVVAIKDYCPSSFTTLKFSKGDHLYVLDASGGEWWYAHNNREMGYIPSTYVQPINYRNSSLSDSGMIDNLGDCSEEGAKELDLLGEWTGMSLKPSLPYDNNNPFSMLSSTNPFLNGSMNDVLDQNSSEKVNQCNSMDLLLFDLPSAPFSTTSNTKGYSNSVFDGTSTSADFEALQMIRKGNPFFRSKRSYSLSELSILQSQSNPSLLSSGFFTGLKAPSPEQFQNREDFRTAWLNHRKLARSCHDLESLGQNPGWGQTQPVETNIVCKLDSCGGAVQLPDTNISIHVPEGHVAVGETQQISMKALLDPPLELNNDRCSTVSPVVEIKLSNMEIKSFITLEMKVSVATRTESQMAEVLCVRSDCKEGPYSPVPQAYIYGDTIQVQLDNLEPCMYVAVIVQTQQISFNSTVWDHMMKKLTLGLYGPKHIHPSFKTVVAIFGHDCAPKTLLVSEVGKQAKSAPPVALQLWGKHQFILGRPQDLQIGMYSNMSNYEVKANDQARVVRGFQIKLGKVSRLIYMITSRNADEISDFTLRVQVKDDQDCILAQFCVQTPQPPPKTGIRNNGQRRFLKKKEVDKIILSPLAITTKYPQFQERCITNLKFGKLIKTVIRQTKNQYLLEYKKGDIIALLSEEKIKLKGQLWTKEWYIGYYQGKIGLVHVKNVLVLGKVKPIYFCGPDLTSTMLMEQILKPCKFLTYIYASVRTILMENLGNWRAFADALGYVNLPLTYFCRAELDSEPERVASVLEKLKEDCLNMETKEKKSFQKELMMVSLCICVMVCLNCIV